A genomic segment from Streptomyces sp. NBC_00654 encodes:
- a CDS encoding MFS transporter encodes MPTSSHTAADAAVPRPGLLERQGIVRPLAFGYLAVMLFMVGDGIEVGFLSPYLESRGLSGSEVALLWSVYGFVVAVAAWLSGALAEAWGPRRVMLLGLGIWGVFEVLFLTVGVAAGNYPLMLLTFGIRGLGYPFFAYGFLVWIAMETPSEKLSRAVSWYWFASTAGLGVISSYFAGAVIPVVGEMATLWLSLAFVAAGGALVLFLVRARVTKGPPASMKDSMSQMVKALTVVKTHPRVGVGGVVRMINTLSFYAFVVFLTTHMVNEVGFSTAQWQTIWGTMLLANVVANLLSGYVADWIGGVNTVAWAGGLGCFVTVLALYYVPEAVGPSFGITLAVAVVYGLALGAFVPLSAIMPLLAPRHIASAVAILNLGAGLSQFVGSAVAGLVGPIGIEGTVWVIASVYLVGLVLTFTLKEPKPAADDAVADGLLSPSPAKEPTGAAVVARSGE; translated from the coding sequence ATGCCCACCTCGTCTCATACCGCGGCCGACGCCGCCGTGCCCCGCCCCGGACTGCTCGAACGGCAGGGGATCGTCCGCCCGCTCGCCTTCGGCTACCTCGCCGTCATGCTCTTCATGGTCGGCGACGGCATCGAAGTCGGATTCCTCTCGCCCTATCTGGAGTCACGCGGGCTCTCCGGCAGCGAGGTCGCCCTGCTGTGGAGCGTCTACGGCTTCGTGGTCGCCGTCGCGGCCTGGCTCTCCGGCGCGCTCGCCGAAGCCTGGGGCCCCCGTCGGGTGATGCTCCTGGGCCTGGGGATCTGGGGGGTCTTCGAGGTCCTCTTCCTGACTGTCGGCGTGGCCGCCGGGAACTACCCGCTGATGCTGCTGACGTTCGGCATCCGGGGTCTGGGCTACCCCTTCTTCGCCTATGGCTTCCTGGTCTGGATCGCCATGGAGACCCCGAGCGAGAAACTCAGCCGCGCCGTCAGCTGGTACTGGTTCGCCTCCACCGCCGGACTCGGCGTCATCAGCTCCTACTTCGCGGGCGCGGTCATCCCCGTCGTCGGTGAGATGGCCACCCTCTGGCTCTCCCTCGCCTTCGTCGCCGCCGGCGGCGCGCTGGTGCTCTTCCTTGTCCGGGCCCGGGTCACCAAGGGGCCTCCGGCATCGATGAAGGACTCCATGTCCCAGATGGTCAAGGCGCTCACCGTCGTCAAGACGCACCCCCGCGTGGGCGTCGGAGGCGTGGTCCGAATGATCAACACCCTGTCCTTCTACGCCTTCGTGGTCTTCCTGACGACCCATATGGTCAACGAGGTCGGCTTCTCCACGGCGCAGTGGCAGACCATCTGGGGCACGATGCTGCTGGCCAATGTCGTGGCCAACCTCCTCTCCGGCTACGTCGCGGACTGGATCGGCGGCGTCAACACCGTCGCCTGGGCCGGCGGGCTTGGCTGTTTCGTGACCGTGCTCGCGCTTTACTACGTGCCCGAGGCGGTCGGCCCCAGCTTCGGCATCACGCTCGCCGTCGCCGTCGTCTACGGGCTGGCCCTCGGGGCGTTCGTACCACTCTCCGCGATCATGCCGCTCCTCGCGCCCCGCCATATCGCCAGCGCGGTCGCCATCCTCAACCTGGGCGCCGGCCTCAGCCAGTTCGTCGGCTCGGCCGTGGCCGGACTGGTCGGCCCGATCGGCATCGAGGGCACCGTCTGGGTGATCGCCTCCGTCTATCTGGTGGGTCTGGTGCTCACCTTCACCCTCAAGGAGCCGAAGCCCGCCGCGGACGACGCGGTGGCGGACGGGCTGCTCTCTCCGTCGCCGGCCAAGGAGCCGACCGGGGCGGCGGTCGTCGCACGGTCGGGGGAGTGA
- a CDS encoding sugar-binding transcriptional regulator yields MERTHGQKQPPLGRIARLYYEHGLTHQEIADLCGLSRIKVTRLLAEARMVGIVEITVHSDDHLFVGLESALGHTYPLLQAWVGPAFEDEGRALHSLGAVAADCVTAFLTEGTTVAVGLSGSVAAIPRHLREAAGLNLSIVPLTGSKGGVSRAASPHELALSFAAAVDGRAYHLPAPLLARNAQTARVWREDPAVQETLERAVSADVLVAGVGGTAADAGLLVQGLNAAELAGIRERGAVGDISGRFFDADGAAVPGEVDERLIGLSLEQLRAIPVRIGVARGADKRRALAVALHHGLINVLVTDVNTAEALLADAAPEEAPS; encoded by the coding sequence ATGGAGAGAACACATGGTCAGAAGCAACCACCGCTGGGCAGGATCGCGCGGCTGTACTACGAGCATGGTCTGACCCACCAGGAGATCGCCGATCTCTGTGGGCTGTCCCGGATCAAGGTCACCCGGCTGCTGGCGGAGGCCCGCATGGTCGGGATTGTCGAGATCACGGTGCACAGCGACGACCATCTGTTCGTGGGCCTGGAATCTGCCCTCGGACACACCTATCCGCTCCTCCAGGCGTGGGTGGGCCCCGCGTTCGAGGACGAGGGCCGCGCGCTCCACTCCCTGGGGGCGGTGGCCGCCGACTGCGTCACCGCATTCCTGACGGAGGGCACCACCGTCGCCGTGGGCCTGTCGGGGTCGGTCGCCGCGATCCCCAGGCATCTGCGGGAGGCGGCCGGGCTGAATCTGAGCATCGTCCCGCTCACCGGGAGCAAGGGCGGCGTCTCCCGCGCGGCCAGCCCCCATGAGCTGGCCCTCTCCTTCGCCGCCGCCGTGGACGGGCGGGCCTACCACCTGCCCGCTCCGCTGCTCGCGCGCAACGCGCAGACCGCAAGGGTGTGGCGGGAGGACCCGGCGGTCCAGGAGACGCTGGAGCGGGCCGTATCGGCGGATGTGCTGGTCGCCGGCGTCGGCGGCACCGCGGCCGACGCCGGACTGCTCGTTCAGGGCCTGAACGCCGCGGAACTCGCGGGCATCCGGGAGCGTGGTGCGGTCGGCGACATCTCCGGGCGCTTTTTCGACGCGGACGGCGCCGCCGTGCCGGGCGAGGTGGACGAGCGGCTCATCGGCCTGAGTCTGGAGCAGTTGCGGGCGATCCCCGTCCGCATCGGCGTGGCGCGCGGGGCCGACAAGCGGCGGGCCCTGGCGGTCGCGCTGCACCACGGCCTGATCAATGTGCTGGTGACCGATGTCAACACCGCCGAGGCGCTGCTGGCCGACGCCGCCCCCGAGGAGGCTCCTTCATGA
- a CDS encoding class II aldolase/adducin family protein has product MKPVQTREELCEQLAEVGRLAVERGLVLASGGNLSARLPGSDEYVVSGAGTWLDRLEVADFTVMNLAGERTGGAERPSSEWKLHQRTYQVRPDVNCVVHLHPQHAVLLDAVGEPIRLITLDHAYYVRSIGTVPYYPNGSDELADASAEQALTHDCVVLSHHGSSSLGADVGMAFRRAMNLEEAAVATYRALTLGNATAAFPSSALATLHHA; this is encoded by the coding sequence ATGAAGCCCGTACAAACGCGCGAGGAGCTGTGTGAGCAACTGGCCGAGGTCGGCCGGCTCGCCGTGGAGCGCGGACTGGTGCTCGCCAGCGGCGGGAATCTGTCGGCGCGGCTGCCCGGATCCGACGAGTACGTGGTCTCCGGCGCGGGTACGTGGCTGGACCGTCTGGAGGTCGCGGACTTCACCGTGATGAACCTCGCCGGGGAACGGACCGGTGGCGCGGAGCGGCCGTCCAGTGAGTGGAAGCTGCACCAGCGGACGTACCAGGTGCGGCCGGATGTGAACTGCGTGGTCCATCTGCACCCGCAGCACGCGGTGCTCCTCGACGCCGTCGGCGAGCCGATACGGCTGATCACCCTCGACCACGCCTACTACGTCCGCTCCATCGGCACGGTGCCGTACTACCCCAACGGGTCGGACGAACTCGCCGACGCCTCGGCCGAGCAGGCACTGACGCACGACTGCGTCGTCCTGTCCCACCACGGCAGTTCCTCGCTGGGTGCGGATGTGGGCATGGCGTTCCGCCGCGCCATGAACCTGGAGGAGGCAGCCGTGGCGACCTATCGCGCGCTGACGCTGGGCAACGCGACCGCCGCTTTCCCGTCCTCGGCCCTGGCCACGCTGCACCACGCGTGA